taaaaatacacaaatgttaCTAGGAAAATGTATTGTTGTTAAAGACAGAGACATTTCTTATGTTTGCATCTATAAAGCAACACAACAGTAAAACTAATGTAATCAAAAGGTAAGTAAAATATTTGCATCTGAGATGTAGTGATGTAAGCACAGAGtagcataaaattaaaatagtTAAATAACACTACTTTAAAATTGTACACAGGTAACATAAGTACTATATTTGAGTAATTGTAGTTGTGACTTATGACATTCCACCACTTGATGTCTGTCAACTTGATCAATTTCCCAGTACCACATCCACAAGGGGGCACtgtcatataaaatatcacatCAGAGGGATCCTTTTTTTGATTGGTCTCTGTGCCCACAGTTGGTATTTCAATTGTGTTTACAGTAGCTATACTGTTCCCATTTTAATCTTCAGtgttaaaagacattttatttcttaaaacatgattaaaatacTTGGGACATCAGGGAATATCCGTTTAAAAACTAATAAATCATGTCcaaaagtttaattttaacAGGTATAGGCTTTAAGGTGGACACATTATGGCTGTAAAGTATGGAGAAGCTTCTTCACATATATTCTGTACATGAGATGGCTCTTCTGtaatatgaataaaatgatcTATGATCTACAGAAACTAGATTTGGAATTGTGTGATACATTAGGTTTGAAATATTTGTTGAATATTAAAAGCACAAGCAGTTTTCTCTGGAGCACTTCATAGGCTCCGTTCTCACTCACTAGCATGCATAACATACATAATAACACATGGAACAACAGAATATATGTGAACAGATTGGCACAagtattttaatgaatttcatCAACTTTTCATGCTCCATTCCTTGAGAGCAAGTCATGAAAAACACTTGTGTAGACATAGTGTATCTGCACATTAAAAGTATATTACGAACGCATTGGTGAGTCTTTATTGTCCACTGTTTAATTTAGCTAACTGATTACAAAAGACAGTGGAAATATAAAATCAGTTTCACTTCCACCTCAAAATGATACAAAAACTGCCACAGATGACtcgttttattttaataaattaagttaaattGCTAAGCAAGTGCAAAAATATTTAGAGATCACATCTCTATGTGATCACAGACAAAAACTGTGTATTCCTCTGCAAGTACTCCTCTTTCAAGATAGTGAATGATCAACAGATATTCAAACCGGTACAGACAAATATACAATGCAAATCATTTAGAGAAAAATTGAATTTCTTTATCAGcagaaattaatttaactgAATTTGGTGAAGCTACAGGGCACTGATAAACAGTATTCTCCTACCACTGCCCTGGGGCGATCTCCAAAAATTAATAAGAtgtagaaatattttatttatttatccatccaATTAATATAAGCTCgtttcatttcagctcagtgtgactctgtcctctgcccCGCCAAATCACCCACCCTAGTCGAATCACTGAACAATGTGCCAACATATAACATATCAAATGATTTACTAGAGGCCTTAAACTAAGGTAGGCCCACAATTAAGAATTTACTTAATTTAATCCAACAAGTACGTTAACATTTATGCAATTCAAAAACAATTGACACACAAGCTAAAACACTTGGCTATTTGCATTAAGGCTTATGAAACATGTCTTAAGTCAGGCACTACGCTAGGGACTGTTTTACAGTTcccactgttctctctctctctctaactctctaaCAGTGAAAGTCAATTTTACAAGACTGGAAACACATTTATCAGCAAGGAGCCCCTCTTTTATACACAGAAGCTTCTTCTGGGGAATTAAGCATTTCAATTACACAATTGGTGTAATATTGGATATAAATCAATAGTTACGGGTTTATCCAGTGTGTTTTCAAggatcaaacatttttttgttttaaataaaaacaaactgcaatTCAAACGGCTGCATTTATGGTAAAACATTCTTTACAGATTTTGCCTGTATCAAGGCATTGGCATAGCTGAAGCTATATTAGACTGTGTGGGCTGTGCTTGGAGTCATAGTGCAAAGATGAAGTTTCTGATAAACATGAAATCTAATTTCTTCATAATCACGAAACAGAAAAAGCTACTGTGATGTTGTAAAGGAAGGTATCCTAGACAACCTCCAGATTGAATTATAAAAAAAGGAAGTTTGGATGGCCTATCAAGGGAGCCACTTGAAATATAAGCTGTGAACTGAGATCAATTTGCTGAGGCTTGTTTGCATTCAGATACTAATCTTCAGGTGGTTACATGAACCTGTGCCTCTCTCATGCAGAGCACAAGTACATTCGGCGCTTCGTCCGGTGGCGTTCCTCCTCTCAAGGTGTTTTTACACCACGCAATACTGGAAGAAAAGGGCGGTCACTGCAGGAAATAAGACAGAAAGCAAACTTGTGTAAATGAGAATTGTTAGACAAATTGTTAAAACTtctaatgtgctgtgaaaaggaggaaaagtTAATAAACATTATTTGTGAAGGGTTTGAGGAGAAGTAACACAGGCAGTTGTCCACCTGTCCAACAGCCAGGTTAGTTAGCAGCTCAGGATAATAAGGggaaatgggagaaaaaaattaatgcAACAATACAGCAAAGCATTTACATACCTTATGAAATATTCTGGAATTATCTGCCTACAGTGTGACACATTGTTCTTGCTTATCTCATGATTGTCTGTTCATTTGGCATATATACGTGAGTTCAAGTGTGCTTAGTGGTCCATCTTCTTACCGAGAGTGGTAAGTCCTCTCCATCTTTTGTAGGCACATTGTCGGGATAGTTTTCATGAGAGCTGTAATCCAATAATGACTAGTCAACATTACTGCTTATGTATGACCCAGCAGACAGGAAGGTAACAGAACTCAAGGAAGTCACCGCAAACAGCCTCTTGACTCACCAGCATATAGAATATACAAAAGAATaccacatacaaacacaaacaatagcCCTGTGTGCTGCTACACATCAATCTTTTACAGCCAGAATGTGCAAACTTGTGTGGGTGTTACTTTGAGATACAAAATACTACCCCTTTGTTTTTGAGAGCGGTCACCACAGTATCATCATGGATACAGTCAGTCATTACTGCATACGGAGTTTGCCATTACACTCAAACAAAAGGTTCAAGAGCTGTTTTATATTCGTATCATGTGGCCCCATGTGCCAGGATTTGAAATATTATTGAGGGGAAAAAGCTTAAATTCACATAGTACCATTTGGatcttcagtttttattcaaaacaaaaaacatttgaagaggCTTTTCTTATGTGGCTATAATACCACAAAATGTGGTCACATTTTTGTAATCATACTTCATCGACTGACGTTACGGGCCAAAAGTTGTGAAACTTTTAAGCTTCACAACTTTGtagaaaatttaaaattatGATTTTGAAGATGCTCTCCTATAGAGCTGTAAGGCATTACACAGAAATGACTCTGCcccaacaggaaacacaaggcGTTTCCTAAAATTTATTTCCTCAAATGTGTCACAAGGCGACCGAAAACAAGCCAACAGAAAAATTTTATGAGCAAACAGGAACTGTAGATAGTACTTTGAACAGTGCTGTGGCTGAAGATAATTTTAAAGACATTATCTGTCCTTGGTTTAACCCATGAAGCACAATCAAGTTTCAAAATTACATCAATGTTTCTAATTATTAATCGTAAtctgttttgacaaaaaaataaataacgctgataataacaataataataattataataatgataatatgttGCCAAGTGTTCCCGTCACCCTTTAGACCTTACCATGGGAGTAGGTGTGCCATATCAGCTGAtgcaaatgaaacattaaatttctatgtcattttataactgtgtttcctctttggTCATGTGAATGTGATGTCCTTGAAAACAATAGGAAATTTATATTTAGAAAAGGTGTGCATAAAGAAATCAGATAATGTAACCAATGCATACCTAGTAGTTAATACTTGAACATGCGTAATTGTCTACATGTTGCACTGGGCTGACCTCTACATCTGATTGCATTCGTCAACACATGATAAAGAAAAACCTCCATAAAGCACTTGGGGCAGAGTCTTTTCCACTGAGTGACCGGCGGCTCTGCGCAGGAGAGTAAGGGCTTATTACAAGTGGTCCCCTAATGACAACGTTGATACTGTGGTAGAGAAAATCCTTCAAGCCAAaaagcctcacacacacacaacatcaacatGCAACACTTAGTAATAcgtgacagagagaaaagctagacagtctgaaaatgttgacCAAATACAAAACAGAGACTTAAACAAAAAGGCTGGAGAAACTGTGAAAGCGATCAAGCAATGTTAATGGTCAGGCTGTGATGGTTAGTCTGCACagttgaataaaacattttacctcttttttttcctatagAATAGGTAACCTCCAGCGCCGAGTGCTAAGACTACtatgatgagaaaataaaaatggagatAATGATGTGAAAAGGATTGACCATGAAAGCAACAAATGCACTGGTGCTTAACACCAtcctgaaattaaaaaaagttagaTTGGTAGTCCCAAAGAAATCATCATGAAATCATTGCAGCAAATTTATTGCAGTTCAGAAATGATTATATAAACCTCATACGTGCATTCCTCTGCAAAATGGATTTCatgtacaaaacacaaaccacagtTGAGTGACAAAGTGACACGTCCAGCCATGACTGCACAAGTATATTCTAATGGCTGAACATGTGTCAATTTGTTCTTATTTGTTGACCCAAGTAAGAACATGATGCCCTCTCAGTGTGCTGTTATATAACCATGCTGTTCTTCTGAGGACATCGTGATCTTATTTTGGGCCAACATTATCTCGTCACATTTTTGATCTACTGTTCAATGAAAGTTGAAACTTACCTATCACTAAAACTCCAACTACAATCCCCACCGTGTTACCTCTAttgcctgtaaaaaaaaaaaaaaaaaaagaaaatgaaagaaaaaggtgaggacagagaagaggacagaaacTTATCCAACATAACACATTATTTTTGATGACTTACCAGGCTCTGTAGGTTTGTCAGTTGGATGAAGACGATCTGAAACAGAAGTACAGAAGAAATACTGGAATTACTGGCTCGCGGTTGCATGcctctgccactcagactagtttcaggttacatccttGTTCgtccagtcatataaaatattaaccgtttgtgtgaaattttgtcataatgtctgtgtgaagtcttgagtaatggctaagaAGTGTTTCGCCATTGTTTCTTAGGTCACCAtgaccatgaccttgacctttagccagcaaaatctaatcagttcatccttcagcccaagtgaatgtttgtgttaaatttttCACAAACCGAAAACAATACACCTcagctctggctgtcgctggcgtggaggcataaaaatctgtGTACTGTATCTTATACAGACATAACAACTAGGGCTGTTATTGAGGTTAAGGGCATTATGGTGTTTAGCAATGGCTATAGTGTGTTAGAGCCGCTGTTAATTACGTGTGTGACTGGACTACAACAGGGTTtgctttacacacacagtattttgaGAAACTTGTAGGGTTTTTGGATGTTTAGTACAAATTTCAAGCCAATCCAGTGAAAAATAGGCAACATATGAGGCTTAGAAGAATACACacgaagaagaaaaatgaaatcgctaaaaagtaattaaaaaaagtatttggaGTAGAGCTATAGGATTTTGCAAGGTACCGTCAATTTAATTGAAGTTttcaaatgatttctttttagaAAATCCATGATATTAACTGGGGAAAAAGTTCTGAATTCTGAGTTGGAATGACCCTTTAGCCAACTGGATTGTGTTACACTGCAAGTTGCAACCTCCTGCAAAGGTCAAAACTggaatatatataaaaaaatttaCTTTACTAAACTTTGGCCAACTACAAACATATGCACAAATGCATCACGGTTGCTCATGAAGCAAATCATAAAATGATTATAAATTACGGGTGAGAAATATAGACAAAAATCCTCCAtctggtatactgccattttaaaaaggaacaaTGTTTAGAGAAAACAGATGTCCATTTTGGCTAATCCAGTGAGTTCAATAGATACAAAGCAAGGTACAGTTAAATAATTCATTACATTCATgcagaaaaatcataaaaatccAGTAGTGGTGTTCAACTGTCCATGTCATTGTAAACAGCTCTGACATATCACCCATCGTCATATCACTCAGGCCTGTTTTACCAGACAGCAAGTAATATGAGCAGAAAATGAAGGCTTGTTTATACTTGTAACATAGCATCACTAGGATCGACAACTGTCACCCCAAAAAGGCTTTTTTGGCCCAATCAAATTTCACAGTTTCATCAGGCACACTATAGGACTGGTGGTTATGCATTAACATGGATTCTACCTGTTGGTTTCTTTGATTGAGTGGTGGGTCtagtggtggtagtggtggtagCGGTGGAAGTGGTGGAAGCAGtggtagtagtggtagtagtggCTTTAGTTGTAGTTGGAATGActggaaaaaacatgaaaaggagGAATCAGGACGGTGATACTGAAATCAGGGATGTGTCAAAATCACACTCATGCAGTAGTTCATTTAAATTACTGCAATCTATTGATTCATAATTAAGAGGCTGTAGAAACTAGCTcaaatttgttttatgttaaagTTGTTATTATGTGACTGGGCCCTCATTGCCTTTCTAAAACTTGTTCCCATGAACAAACTGTGGCCAGTATTCTCCTGACGGTGTTATGATACAtcctaaactttttttttttttaagaagttgTCCTTATGCTACATCTTAACATGCCCAGAATTATACATATAACTGTGAGAGATTTTTTTATGCACTGAAGCCTTGTGGAAATGACTGAGTCCATAACTGAATGCTACTTCAAATCTTCTCTTTGTACCTAAGTCAACATTTCTTTATGATCTTGTGAAATTGATTTGGCCAAAAGAGGATTATGGGAGAATACTTTCAAATGTACTTCATGGAATGATCAAGGAGTTTTAAATAGTATCAGTAGTTATTTCATAATATGAATAAAAGACTTTTGagtcagagtgaaaaaaaaaaaaaaaaaaaaaaaaagaaaaaatcggTGGAAACCATTTTTATAATGGTGGTGTGCTAACAACTTCCTTACTTATTTTGAAACCCcatgcaaaaaacatcatctgatTAAGCTAACCACTTGTAGGAATGTATTGAAATTAGTATAATAtcacattcaaacaaaaaaggTTAAATTGTCTTTGCAGACCTATGTCAAGTGGTAGCCTTCATTTATGACTTACCTTTACATGTTGGAAATGCAGGTGACCATTTACCATCTATTTGACATGTCAGGCTGCCTTCTCCTTCCATGATGAATCCTGTGTTGCACTTGTAGGTCACCAAAGATTTGTATTTATAAGGGGGCCGAGCACCCCCACTCCAAATAGCATTTTTAATAACAGGCTCCTCACATTCAACGGTTGCTGGAAAAGAAATTGGAAATCAATACAGATGTTCAAAATAACCTACTCCACAGTAGGTGAGAGAATTAGATTACACTGGAAAATGTTGAGAAATATGgggataaaaacacatttaaacccACTTACCGACACATTGTGGAGGGTTTGGCGTTAATATTCCTTCGTCTGAACATGATATGGTTTTTGCTCCCACAAGTGTGTAATCTCTCTGGCAACTGTATGTTATAGCATCTCTATAGGAATACATGTCTTTCACTGGATTGAAACTGCCACCCACAACCGGAGGTGGTGGTTCACAAACCACCGCTGCAAAGTACAAATGACATCCATTAGAATGgaaacaggctttttttttttttaattttgaaagtcGTATGTACAGTTTCTGTTGTTAGTCATGTGCTTTGTGTAACACATTAGATTACCAACCTTCACATGAAGGCAACCTGCCAGTCCACCCCTGTGCTTCACAACGGATTTCCTTACTGCCACCAACTGGCTGGAAACTAATTAAGGGGAAAAATAAGACATCATCAAATTTGTCCAACTGAACACCCACTTTAACTGGAATAAGTTGATTTTTGACTGGGAAATATAATGGGTGTGGACATTTTTATATGGAAATACGCTACTcacaactgtattttaaaaactaaCTGAACATAAACCATTAGTAATTGTTTTATTACTAACCCAGGGTTGCAGACAACCTTGAGTATAGCGCCGTACTCAGTCCCTTCAAGGTAATCAACGTTTCCATTGATAACCTCATCAGTAGCGCCACAGTTCCTCTCTGCAAAAAAGAGAAAGCTCATAGGGACTGATTTCCTCcctaaaatgtatttgatgAAAATACTCACAAATGACTTGACAAACTGGATAATACCAGTCACTCATTTCTATGTTGGTATGAGATTTTTGGGAGTATTGTCAAAACTGGCAGCGCATGATTGCTGCCATTAGACATGTGAATGTAAAAATCAAATGCTAATATTCACTTTTGCAACTGAGCATAATGGTACTCCATGTGCCACTGGTACAAACAATCGTTGAAGACCCTCCTGCAGACATGTAACCAACATCACAGTCAAAAGAAACTGAAGCCCCATTCGGGAATGTTTCTAGAAGAATGTCATCTCCCCTCAACTGCATGTTGGGTCCTGGCTGAGGTTTGTCACAGTCTTGAGgtagaataaaacagaaagaacgTTAACTTAAGACCTAACACCAGCTTGTGTAGCTAatcacatatataaacacaataaGCTTATCTGCACTGCCACTCACCTTGAGCAGTAATGGCAAGACAAAGAGTGCTCAGTAGAAGGAAGTGAGTGACACCCATCACGGAATCGTTCAATAagtcacttctctctctctggtaaAGAAAAacgtaaaatacaaaaatttaAGTATTAACTTAGCGATGATTCAAACCAAACAAGGCTGGCTCTTGAATTACAGATATGAGCAAACGTTAACAGATATCGGTAACAGTTACTAAATCATCGACATTACGTCAGTTCAGGTTAAAATGACCAATAtcagaaataataacaaatatttaGTTGTAAACTGGTCACTGGCTAACCTTTGGAGGTATATGCGCGCAGCCTTGTTATGGTCCTTTGTCACGTAGATAAGAAAACATTTAGCCAAACACCATTCAAGATATGTCGATATTAGCTAGCTAACGTGTCACTGCTTATACAGCTAATCTTACCGAGCTACTTTACAACTTGTCTGTAACGACCGTTTCGACCGGGATATTCGGTACAAGTTtataaacagtaaaacacaaaaattcagATGAAGCAGTCAAATGTCGGCCCTTAAAACTAGCATGTCATGCGTGTTGCTGCCTCTGTCTTCCTTCCTCAGAAAACACGGGGCGGTAACGTGTCTCAGTAAAGCTAACGGTGTAGTTCTTGATTTAGCTTAATAATCTGAATACGACCAGTAGGTGCTTGGGGTGGTGGGAATGTATTAAACTGTGTTCTACCTAGTGTCGTAATTCGCTGATAATCGATACATTATTAAAGTCAAGAATATACATGCGATCTAGTCAATCAACCCACGTAACATCAACAAACGAAAGTGATACAATGATTTAGTCGCGTTAGCGTGGTATCACCGTTCTGTCTTCGGTTAGTTTTGTTACTGGGGTTTGTTTAAGCATTATAACTTACCTAATAACACGTAAAGAATCACAATTGCAGCTGCCGCCTTCAAAATGGTGAAACTGGTTTTTGACCGCTGCTACTTATTGTCGGAAGTGGGCGTGGCCTTACGGTGCGTTCCATTTCTCTGGAAAGTGGGAAATAGAAACGGTGACGCAGATCTGCCCAAAGGGATCGCATGTTAAGTAACCATCTAAAACCATGGAACTTGAATGTAGACGAAAGGAGAGCACACGGATCTTGATTTAAGAAACCGTATGTAGGTTCTTAAAAAACCTTTGGTATATATTGCTGCcttttttgccccccccccccccacttagAGCTGTTGGGTCAGTAAGTTGTCAGTACACAGCATTAAACCTAAGCGTAAAGAAAATCGAAGGGGACAAGCAGAAGGTGTaaccatcattttttttgttacctttaAAGTTAATGTGAAGACTATTCCATAAAATGTGACCTCGTTTGAACCATGAATGGTTATGACTGATGTGAATGTCATGTATTTATGCTATCTGTGTATTGTGGTGTGGTTATAGGCctatgtgtttctgttgcaaTTGTACAGACTGTAAAAAGAAATCTATATCTCTatatctctgtctgttttctggtGGCCAGTCGTTTGCCATAATTTCCATGGTAACAATGGGAACAAAGCATTCACAGAGAGTGATGAAAAAGACCCAACCCAGGCAGAGTCAAAACGTGGAAGTGATGCATTTCCTACTGAGCAAAAagttaaatgtatttgtaaaaaaaacgaTCCTCTCTGACtattttactaaaaaaaaatagttgaaaCCATAGTACCAAATGTACAATGGTAAAAGCCATGagattttttccccctttttatttcacttcttagttggaataatttttggaatacaaagttttatttttttatttatttatttattttttatattttgacatttaaactcATATTATAACTTAATACTTAATCCTTTCTGGCAGCTGTTATATAGTCCTGTCgacctttgacatttttatcaactgGTCTTATGACTAAGACTACAATATATTTCCTCCCCATAAAACAGCCTAccactgattcattttttataaAAGAGATTAGTTACCAATATGTGGGTGAGGTATTTGCATTACCTCATAATCTGAAGAAACCATCCTTGTTCATGTTAGGCTTGCATCACTCATCATCATATTTCCATGCCCTACTTGTGCCTGTAATTGGTTTACACCCACTAAATAGAAACTACAACAATGGAACAAAGACCAgctttacaaagaaaataaacattcacTATTCCACTACAGGTGAGCTAATGCCACAAgtacaaacataaatatatgcC
The genomic region above belongs to Seriola aureovittata isolate HTS-2021-v1 ecotype China chromosome 9, ASM2101889v1, whole genome shotgun sequence and contains:
- the LOC130175287 gene encoding membrane cofactor protein-like isoform X2 yields the protein MGVTHFLLLSTLCLAITAQDCDKPQPGPNMQLRGDDILLETFPNGASVSFDCDVGYMSAGGSSTIVCTSGTWSTIMLSCKKRNCGATDEVINGNVDYLEGTEYGAILKVVCNPGFQPVGGSKEIRCEAQGWTGRLPSCEAVVCEPPPPVVGGSFNPVKDMYSYRDAITYSCQRDYTLVGAKTISCSDEGILTPNPPQCVATVECEEPVIKNAIWSGGARPPYKYKSLVTYKCNTGFIMEGEGSLTCQIDGKWSPAFPTCKVIPTTTKATTTTTTTASTTSTATTTTTTRPTTQSKKPTDRLHPTDKPTEPGNRGNTVGIVVGVLVIVVLALGAGGYLFYRKKKSDRPFLPVLRGVKTP
- the LOC130175287 gene encoding membrane cofactor protein-like isoform X5 is translated as MGVTHFLLLSTLCLAITAQDCDKPQPGPNMQLRGDDILLETFPNGASVSFDCDVGYMSAGGSSTIVCTSGTWSTIMLSCKKRNCGATDEVINGNVDYLEGTEYGAILKVVCNPGFQPVGGSKEIRCEAQGWTGRLPSCEAVVCEPPPPVVGGSFNPVKDMYSYRDAITYSCQRDYTLVGAKTISCSDEGILTPNPPQCVATVECEEPVIKNAIWSGGARPPYKYKSLVTYKCNTGFIMEGEGSLTCQIDGKWSPAFPTCKDRLHPTDKPTEPGNRGNTVGIVVGVLVIVTALFFQYCVV
- the LOC130175287 gene encoding membrane cofactor protein-like isoform X3; translated protein: MGVTHFLLLSTLCLAITAQDCDKPQPGPNMQLRGDDILLETFPNGASVSFDCDVGYMSAGGSSTIVCTSGTWSTIMLSCKKRNCGATDEVINGNVDYLEGTEYGAILKVVCNPGFQPVGGSKEIRCEAQGWTGRLPSCEAVVCEPPPPVVGGSFNPVKDMYSYRDAITYSCQRDYTLVGAKTISCSDEGILTPNPPQCVATVECEEPVIKNAIWSGGARPPYKYKSLVTYKCNTGFIMEGEGSLTCQIDGKWSPAFPTCKVIPTTTKATTTTTTTASTTSTATTTTTTRPTTQSKKPTDRLHPTDKPTEPGNRGNTVGIVVGVLVIVTALFFQYCVV
- the LOC130175287 gene encoding membrane cofactor protein-like isoform X4; translation: MGVTHFLLLSTLCLAITAQDCDKPQPGPNMQLRGDDILLETFPNGASVSFDCDVGYMSAGGSSTIVCTSGTWSTIMLSCKKRNCGATDEVINGNVDYLEGTEYGAILKVVCNPGFQPVGGSKEIRCEAQGWTGRLPSCEAVVCEPPPPVVGGSFNPVKDMYSYRDAITYSCQRDYTLVGAKTISCSDEGILTPNPPQCVATVECEEPVIKNAIWSGGARPPYKYKSLVTYKCNTGFIMEGEGSLTCQIDGKWSPAFPTCKDRLHPTDKPTEPGNRGNTVGIVVGVLVIVVLALGAGGYLFYRKKKSSHENYPDNVPTKDGEDLPLS
- the LOC130175287 gene encoding membrane cofactor protein-like isoform X1, with amino-acid sequence MGVTHFLLLSTLCLAITAQDCDKPQPGPNMQLRGDDILLETFPNGASVSFDCDVGYMSAGGSSTIVCTSGTWSTIMLSCKKRNCGATDEVINGNVDYLEGTEYGAILKVVCNPGFQPVGGSKEIRCEAQGWTGRLPSCEAVVCEPPPPVVGGSFNPVKDMYSYRDAITYSCQRDYTLVGAKTISCSDEGILTPNPPQCVATVECEEPVIKNAIWSGGARPPYKYKSLVTYKCNTGFIMEGEGSLTCQIDGKWSPAFPTCKVIPTTTKATTTTTTTASTTSTATTTTTTRPTTQSKKPTDRLHPTDKPTEPGNRGNTVGIVVGVLVIVVLALGAGGYLFYRKKKSSHENYPDNVPTKDGEDLPLS